A genomic segment from Gemmatimonadota bacterium encodes:
- a CDS encoding YpdA family putative bacillithiol disulfide reductase, whose protein sequence is MQKNQFEDTVIAGGGPIGLACAISARKCGIDPLIIEAGAIADSIVRYPIGMGFFTTPELLEIGGHPFVAAGQKPTREEALKYYRGVVRTDKLRVRTYTKLVTAQRVGDVIRCTVATPSGETVIDCKRLVLATGYFGEPNLMDVPGESLPFVHHYFDEPHRSVGLDVVVIGGRNSAVEAALELFRAGARVTLVYRGTVFPASVKYWVKPDIENRIAAGEISARLGATVLRIEQGAVIIRNAEGLEEVLHADRVYALTGFRADFALFRRLGIELEPDTERASVNPDTLETNVPGIYMAGSIVAGRYTSGIFIENGRFDGDKIFRC, encoded by the coding sequence ATGCAGAAGAACCAATTCGAAGATACGGTAATCGCCGGCGGCGGTCCCATCGGGCTCGCGTGCGCGATTTCAGCCAGAAAGTGCGGGATCGATCCGCTCATAATCGAGGCCGGCGCCATCGCCGATTCGATCGTGCGCTACCCCATCGGCATGGGATTCTTCACCACCCCCGAGCTGCTGGAGATCGGTGGCCACCCGTTCGTCGCGGCTGGACAGAAACCCACTCGCGAGGAAGCTCTCAAGTACTATCGCGGTGTGGTACGTACCGATAAGCTGCGCGTGCGGACCTACACGAAGCTCGTGACCGCACAACGCGTTGGTGATGTCATCAGGTGCACAGTCGCAACGCCGAGCGGAGAAACTGTGATCGACTGCAAGCGCCTCGTGCTCGCGACCGGATATTTCGGTGAGCCCAATCTCATGGACGTACCCGGCGAGTCGCTTCCGTTTGTCCACCACTATTTCGACGAGCCGCATCGCAGTGTCGGACTGGACGTGGTGGTCATCGGCGGACGCAACTCAGCGGTCGAGGCAGCGCTCGAGCTGTTTCGTGCCGGCGCTCGCGTTACGCTGGTATATCGCGGCACCGTGTTTCCGGCAAGCGTCAAGTACTGGGTCAAGCCCGACATCGAGAACCGCATCGCCGCTGGCGAGATCTCTGCGCGGCTTGGCGCAACGGTGTTGCGTATCGAACAGGGCGCCGTGATCATACGCAATGCCGAGGGATTGGAGGAGGTGCTGCACGCGGATCGTGTGTACGCACTTACGGGATTTCGCGCGGACTTCGCGCTCTTTCGGCGACTGGGTATCGAGCTGGAGCCTGATACCGAACGTGCGTCGGTGAACCCAGACACACTCGAGACCAACGTGCCCGGCATATACATGGCTGGTAGCATCGTTGCCGGCCGATATACGTCCGGCATATTCATCGAGAACGGCCGCTTCGATGGCGACAAGATCTTCCGCTGCTGA
- a CDS encoding SDR family oxidoreductase, with the protein MNIAKARVLVTGGSSGIGKATALALAELGARVAICGRDRASIEKAGGEIGASPFVADVSHEADVVALIPKVIDALGGYDVLINNAGFGRFAPLVETTVDDMRSVWETNVLGATLAARESAKHFIKQSYGNIVNVASTSAAHGSANGSAYSSSKFALASLTECWRAELRKSNIRVMQINPSEVLTEFAHRARGTARVDNPSKLRGSDIAAAIVGMLAQDDRAMITEMTVWASNPRD; encoded by the coding sequence ATGAACATTGCCAAGGCGCGGGTGCTCGTCACAGGCGGGTCGAGCGGAATTGGAAAGGCAACGGCACTCGCGCTGGCCGAATTGGGCGCACGAGTGGCAATCTGCGGTCGGGACCGCGCGAGTATCGAGAAGGCTGGCGGTGAGATCGGCGCCAGCCCATTCGTCGCGGATGTGAGCCATGAAGCGGACGTCGTCGCGCTCATTCCGAAGGTGATCGACGCGCTCGGGGGCTACGACGTGCTCATCAACAACGCCGGGTTCGGCCGTTTTGCGCCGCTGGTAGAGACAACTGTCGATGACATGCGATCTGTATGGGAGACGAACGTGCTCGGCGCGACGCTCGCCGCACGGGAGTCGGCCAAACACTTCATCAAGCAATCGTATGGCAACATCGTGAACGTCGCATCGACGTCGGCGGCACATGGCTCGGCAAACGGGTCGGCTTATTCCTCGTCGAAGTTCGCGCTTGCGTCGCTCACGGAATGCTGGCGCGCGGAGCTGCGGAAGAGCAACATCCGTGTGATGCAGATCAATCCGAGCGAGGTGCTGACCGAATTCGCGCATCGCGCCCGCGGGACAGCCCGCGTGGACAATCCGAGCAAGTTGCGCGGCTCGGATATCGCGGCCGCCATCGTGGGCATGCTTGCACAGGACGACCGCGCGATGATAACCGAGATGACGGTGTGGGCGAGCAATCCGCGCGATTAG
- a CDS encoding HD domain-containing protein — protein sequence MSNATLPTRDAAVALMYEYTPSESLRKHMLGVEAAMRAYSTHYGEDVERWGLAGLMHDFDYERFPNANRSATEEHPSEGVRILRGLGYPEDVLDAIMGHAAYTGTPRTSLMARTLFAVDELTGLITATALVKPSRSVHDVEPRSVRKKMKDKAFARGVSREDVIQGAQELGVDLDQHIAFVLAALQGSAEAIGLQGTPAA from the coding sequence ATGAGCAACGCCACACTCCCCACGCGCGACGCCGCAGTTGCGCTGATGTACGAATACACGCCGTCGGAATCGCTTCGGAAGCACATGCTTGGCGTGGAAGCGGCCATGCGAGCCTACTCCACTCACTACGGCGAGGATGTGGAACGATGGGGGCTCGCCGGGCTGATGCATGACTTCGATTACGAGCGCTTTCCAAACGCGAATCGGTCAGCGACGGAAGAACATCCGAGCGAAGGCGTGAGAATCCTGCGCGGACTCGGATACCCTGAAGATGTTCTCGACGCGATCATGGGTCACGCAGCGTACACTGGCACACCGCGGACCAGTCTGATGGCGCGCACGCTCTTCGCGGTTGATGAGCTTACCGGCCTCATCACCGCGACAGCCCTCGTCAAGCCATCGAGGTCCGTGCACGACGTCGAGCCTCGCTCGGTGCGGAAGAAGATGAAGGACAAGGCGTTCGCGCGCGGGGTGAGCCGCGAGGACGTCATTCAGGGCGCACAGGAGCTGGGCGTCGACCTCGACCAGCACATTGCGTTCGTGCTTGCAGCTCTACAGGGATCTGCCGAGGCGATCGGTTTGCAGGGAACCCCGGCCGCCTAA
- the ligD gene encoding non-homologous end-joining DNA ligase has product MSRTVNGAGAGLEPMYAGVGHEIPTGRNWVFEPKYDGVRALAQVTARGVHLTTRNGNDKARQFPEITAALAELGVRLGQPFTIDGEIIALVNGEPARFQALQSRMHLKGADDIATATQHMPAALVAFDILSDDGKDLTRLPWTERREHLESLLAELATTKRGRAADSVALHLRLSPTRRDGSAMLERARDQGWEGVIAKRTDARYTPGARSDAWLKLKIDFEQEFVVGGFTAPRKSRKDIGALLLGYFDARGKLIYAGHMGGGFTRDGLREMRQRLDPLIRKTSPFETEPRTNERATWVRPSVVVEVKFSEWTADGRLRQPIFLGVRDDKPARKVTYEPESIQRRIVG; this is encoded by the coding sequence ATGAGCCGGACTGTCAACGGCGCCGGTGCGGGGCTCGAGCCCATGTACGCCGGTGTGGGTCACGAAATCCCCACCGGCCGGAACTGGGTTTTCGAACCCAAGTACGACGGCGTCCGGGCACTCGCACAGGTGACAGCACGCGGTGTGCACCTCACCACCAGAAACGGAAACGACAAGGCGCGGCAGTTTCCCGAAATCACTGCCGCGCTCGCCGAGCTCGGGGTGCGACTTGGGCAGCCATTCACAATCGATGGAGAGATCATTGCGCTGGTGAACGGTGAGCCCGCTCGGTTCCAGGCCCTGCAGAGCCGCATGCATCTGAAAGGCGCCGATGACATCGCGACCGCGACTCAGCATATGCCTGCTGCACTCGTCGCCTTCGACATCCTGAGCGATGATGGCAAGGACCTCACTCGGCTGCCATGGACCGAGCGTCGCGAACATCTCGAATCACTCCTTGCCGAGCTGGCGACGACCAAACGCGGCCGTGCCGCCGATTCCGTCGCCCTGCACTTGCGTCTCTCGCCAACGAGACGAGACGGCAGCGCGATGCTTGAACGCGCACGCGATCAGGGCTGGGAAGGCGTCATCGCAAAACGCACCGACGCGCGTTACACGCCTGGTGCTCGATCCGACGCATGGCTCAAGCTCAAGATCGACTTCGAGCAGGAGTTCGTCGTCGGCGGCTTCACCGCGCCACGCAAGAGCCGCAAGGACATCGGCGCTCTTCTGCTTGGATATTTCGATGCTCGCGGCAAGTTGATCTACGCCGGCCACATGGGCGGCGGCTTCACTCGCGATGGCCTCCGGGAGATGCGCCAGCGCCTCGACCCGTTGATCCGAAAGACATCGCCGTTTGAAACGGAGCCCAGAACGAACGAGCGGGCGACGTGGGTAAGGCCGAGCGTGGTCGTCGAAGTGAAGTTCAGCGAATGGACCGCCGACGGCCGCCTTCGCCAGCCGATATTCCTCGGCGTGCGCGACGATAAGCCTGCCCGCAAGGTTACCTACGAGCCCGAGAGCATACAGCGGCGCATCGTTGGGTAA
- a CDS encoding HAD family acid phosphatase → MTTRSAATTLATILFSATLGACMPAPNVAATPAAAPATAPATATARDVQWSRVSAEHTAIFIETYRAAADRLVSLAAGRAPGSWGVILDADETVLDNSDYELARVPFDGSFDANAWDAWVAAGRAPALPGAVTFTSRVHQLGGKVVIVSNRSDKGCPATRANLDRVSVKADLVVCKTDKDDKNPRFDAVQNGTASPDFPAIAVLEWIGDNIQDFPHLSQAIRNEPESAFARFGDSFFALPNPMYGSWQNNVLK, encoded by the coding sequence ATGACAACTCGATCGGCCGCTACCACGCTCGCGACAATCCTGTTCTCCGCGACACTGGGCGCTTGCATGCCGGCCCCCAATGTCGCCGCGACCCCGGCCGCAGCACCGGCGACCGCACCGGCTACTGCCACCGCGCGCGATGTCCAGTGGTCCCGGGTGTCCGCCGAGCACACTGCGATCTTCATTGAGACGTATCGTGCGGCCGCCGACAGGCTCGTGTCCCTCGCCGCCGGCCGTGCTCCCGGGTCGTGGGGCGTGATTCTGGACGCCGACGAAACCGTTCTCGACAACTCGGATTATGAATTGGCGCGCGTACCCTTCGACGGATCGTTCGACGCCAACGCATGGGATGCCTGGGTAGCGGCCGGACGTGCGCCGGCACTTCCCGGCGCCGTTACGTTCACCAGCCGCGTGCATCAGCTGGGCGGCAAGGTAGTGATCGTCAGCAATCGAAGCGACAAGGGGTGCCCGGCCACCCGCGCCAACCTCGATCGGGTCTCGGTCAAGGCGGATCTGGTTGTGTGCAAGACCGACAAGGATGACAAGAACCCGCGCTTCGACGCCGTCCAGAACGGAACCGCGTCGCCCGACTTTCCGGCGATAGCAGTCCTCGAATGGATTGGCGACAACATCCAGGATTTCCCGCACCTGTCCCAGGCAATTCGGAATGAGCCGGAAAGTGCCTTCGCCCGATTCGGAGACAGTTTCTTCGCTCTTCCAAATCCGATGTATGGATCATGGCAGAACAACGTTCTCAAGTAG
- a CDS encoding Ku protein has translation MASVWKGSLSFGLVNIPVELRPAVREDHVSFRLLYRKDLSPVKYERFSAKGEGPLAWDDIVKGFEFEKGQYVVLTDQDFKAAALGKSASIEILDFVEQGEIDPRYFETPYYLTPTKGGEKPYALLRAAISNTNVVGIGKIVMRNTQHLVGIKASGDALMLEIMRFANELVETSELHFPKRTDVRPQELHMAEQLVHNLAADFDPDKYTDEYRANLMKIIRAKMSGKKVKGVRTTTVATDDDKVLDLMARLRESLAEGKKKPARAARARRKTAARPKKSA, from the coding sequence ATGGCTAGCGTCTGGAAAGGGTCACTCAGCTTTGGTCTCGTGAACATTCCGGTCGAGCTGCGTCCGGCCGTGCGGGAAGACCACGTCAGCTTCCGCCTTCTGTACAGGAAGGACCTCTCTCCGGTAAAGTACGAGCGCTTTTCCGCAAAGGGAGAGGGTCCACTCGCGTGGGACGACATCGTGAAGGGATTCGAGTTCGAGAAGGGGCAGTACGTCGTGCTCACCGACCAGGATTTCAAGGCAGCGGCGCTTGGCAAATCGGCATCGATCGAGATTCTCGATTTCGTGGAGCAGGGTGAGATCGACCCGCGGTACTTCGAAACACCATACTATCTGACGCCCACCAAGGGTGGCGAAAAGCCATACGCGTTACTGCGTGCTGCAATCAGCAACACGAACGTAGTGGGCATCGGGAAGATCGTGATGCGCAACACACAGCATCTCGTGGGCATCAAGGCGAGCGGCGACGCGTTGATGCTGGAGATAATGCGGTTCGCGAACGAGCTGGTGGAGACCAGCGAGCTTCACTTCCCCAAGCGTACCGACGTGCGGCCTCAGGAGCTCCACATGGCGGAGCAGCTGGTGCACAACCTTGCAGCCGATTTCGATCCTGACAAGTACACGGACGAATACCGCGCGAATCTCATGAAGATCATTCGCGCGAAGATGAGCGGCAAGAAGGTGAAGGGTGTGCGGACGACAACCGTAGCCACGGACGATGACAAGGTGCTCGACCTGATGGCTCGTCTGCGTGAGAGTCTTGCGGAAGGCAAGAAGAAGCCAGCGCGTGCAGCACGAGCGCGCAGGAAGACTGCAGCGCGGCCGAAGAAGAGCGCCTAG